One Dromiciops gliroides isolate mDroGli1 chromosome 3, mDroGli1.pri, whole genome shotgun sequence DNA segment encodes these proteins:
- the LOC122746942 gene encoding cytochrome c oxidase subunit 5B, mitochondrial-like gives MASWLLRGTRAMVVQVLKACGLVWAATHSMANGGGIPSDEEQATGLDREVMMAARNDLDPYNMLAPKAAPGTKEEPNLVPSITDKQIVGCICEEDNSAVIWFWLHKGETQSCPNCGIHYKLVPHKLSH, from the exons ATGGCTTCATGGTTACTGCGGGGCACCAGGGCGATGGTGGTCCAGGTCTTGAAGGCCTGTGGCCTGGTTTGGGCTGCCACTCACTCCATGGCAAATGGAGGAGGCATCCCTTCTGATGAAGAGCAG gcTACTGGTTTGGACAGAGAGGTTATGATGGCTGCAAGGAATGATTTGGATCCCTACAATATGTTAGCCCCAAAGGCAGCTCCAGGGACTAAGGAGGAGCCAAACCTGGTCCCTTCCATCACTGACAAGCAAATAGTGGGTTGTATCTGTGAAGAGGACAACAGTGCAGTCATCTGGTTCTGGCTTCACAAAGGTGAGACACAGAGTTGCCCTAACTGTGGAATCCATTACAAGCTGGTACCCCACAAGTTGAGCCACTGA